The stretch of DNA TAGGTATATTGGCCCTGATACAGATGTTCCTGCAGGGGATATTGGAGTTGGCGGGCGTGAAATCGGGTTTATGTTCGGCCAATATAAAAAGCTGAAGAATGAATTTACCGGAGTTTTGACCGGTAAAGGTTTAAGTTGGGGTGGAAGCCTTATAAGGCCAGAAGCAACAGGTTATGGCTGTGTTTATTTTGTAGAAGAGATGTTAAAGGCGCAAGGTAAATCGCTTAAAGGTAAAGTCTGCGCAGTTTCCGGAGCAGGTAATGTTGCCCAGTATACAGTTGAGAAATTGCTTGAGTTGGGTGCAAAAGTAGTTACCATGTCTGATTCCGACGGGTTTATTTATGATGAAGACGGGATTGACCATAAAGAATTAAAATGTGTGCTTGACTTGAAGAATGTCCGCCGCGGCCGCATCAAAGAATGCTCAAAAGAATTTAAGTGTAAATATTTTGAGAGCAAAAGGCCTTGGCAGGTTAAGTGCGATGTAGCTTTCCCATCAGCAACTCAGAATGAGATCTCAGGGGAAGATGCTAAAACACTTGTGAAGAACGGTTGTATTGCTATTGGTGAAGGCGCAAATATGCCTACAACTCCCGAGGGTATAGAAGTATTCCAGAATGCAAAGATTCTTTATGCTCCCGGTAAAGCAGCAAATGCAGGTGGGGTAGCAACTTCCGGGCTTGAAATGAGCCAGAACAGCATGAGGTTGTCATGGACGCGTGAAGAAGTTGACAGAAGGCTTCACGATATTATGATTAATATCCATGAAAATTGCGTTCGCTATGGAAAAGAAGATAAATATGTCAATTATGTAAAAGGTGCAAATATTGCAGGGTTTGTAAAAGTAGCTGATGCAATGCTTGCTCAAGGGTTAGTATAAGTTAAAACCAGTAAAAAGGCCCGTCTCTTATATAGAGATGGGCCTTTTTTATTGCATAAGTTTATATCCCAGCGGGGGTGACGCCGAGACGGGGCAACCCCACCGGCGCAGTGGGCGAGCACGGTGGGGTTGTCTCGGCGGCAGGACCCGCGCTGGGTAGAGAAACTTAATATCCGCTTGACCCCCTCTTTAATTATGATATTATATAAAAATAGAAGTTTTCAGCTTGTCTAACTGCAAATTTTGATTTTATGAGAGCAAAAAAAGCCAAAATACTTGTAATTGATGATCAGGAAGAAATTTGTGAATTGACCAAGGCCTTTTTGCTTAAAAAAGACCATATTGTATTTACAGCTACAACTCAAGAAGAAGCGTTAAAGAACCTGATAAAAGAGAAGCCGCATATTATTTTGTTAGATATGATTTTAGGTGAGATATCGGGCCTGGATGTTCTTGCTAAGATCAGAGAAATTGATAAGAAGGTCAAAGTTATAATAGTCACCGGTTTATATGATGATGACGCTATCAGCAAGGCTAAGGCAATGGGCATTGACGATTATATTGTTAAACCATTTACCGCTGATTTCTTAAACAATTTAATTCTGCAAAAACTTTTTGGAGCCAGCCCGAAACCGGAAATAAAATAATAAATACATTAGCGGAGGAAAATTTAAAATGGATGAAATCCTGGAAATTTTGCAAAAAGACGGTAAGGCAAGCGCAGAAGATATTGCGAAAATGCTAAAGAAGAAGCCCGGAGCTGTAAAAGAATCAATTAAAAAATATGAAAGGCAAGGCGTTATATTAAAATATAAAGCAGTGATTAATAAGGATTTGGTGAAAAATTCAGGCACTGAAGTAAGGGCGCTTATCGAAGTTAATATTCTTCCGCAAAAAGATTTAGGTTTTGAAAAAATTGCTGAGCGGATTTATTCTTTCCCGGAGGTTACCAGCTGTTATCTTGTTTCCGGGACGTATGATTTGCTTTTGGTTGTGGAGGGAAAAGATTTGCATGCGGTAGCAAGGTTTGTCGCCGAGAAATTGTCGCCTTTAGAGAATATTAGAGGGACGGCAACACATTTCTTGCTTAAGAAATATAAAGAAGACGGGGTAGTCTTAAAACATAAAGAAGAAAATAAGAGGATAGCAATATCATATTAATATAAGATGAAAAACATCGTTTCTAAAAAAGTTCAGGTAATGCAGCCATCGGGAATCCGTGCTTTTTTTGATTTAGTGCTCGGTATGAAAGATGTTGTTTCTCTTGGGGTAGGTGAGCCGGATTTTGTTACCCCCTGGCAGATCCGGGAGGCAGGGATCTATTCTTTAGAGCAGGGCTTTACTTCCTATACTTCAAACAAGGGTTTGTATAAATTAAGGTTAACGCTTAGCCGGAATCTTAAACAGAAGCATAATCTGGATTATTCTGCTGATAATGACATCCTTATTACTGTAGGGGTAAGCGAAGGCTTGGATTTGGCACTTAGGGCAATTATAAATCCGGGAGATAAGGTAATAGTGCTTTGCCCAAGCTATGTTTCTTATGGCCCGGTTGCAGAATTAGCAGGAGGAGTTGCAGAATATATTGATACAACGCCTCACGGCTTTAAGCTTACGCCAAAAATACTGGAAAAGCATATTGATAGTAAAACTAAGGCGATTATCTTTAATTATCCGGCTAATCCTACAGGGGTTTCTTATAACAAAAAAGAGTTAAGCGAAATCAATAAGGTTTTAGTAAAGCACAAAGTCCTTTGTATTTCCGACGAGTGTTATGATGAACTAACCTATGATTTTGCACATACTCCTTTTGCGACTTTAAAAGGCGCAAAAGAAAATACAATCTATCTTAACGGTTTCTCAAAAAGTTATGCGATGACCGGATGGCGTATCGGCTGGGCATGCGGGCCGTCTGAAATTATCGCTGCAATGACTAAAATTCATCAATATACGATTATGTGCGTCCCAATTACAAGCCAGATGGCTGCTTGTGAGGCGCTTGAGATTGGAAAGGGTGCAGTTGAAGAAATGAAACTGGAATATAAAAGAAGAAGAGAGTTTATCATCAAGGAGTTAAACCGTATTGGCCTTAAATGCCGCCTGCCACAAGGGGCTTTCTATGCCTTTGCTTCTATAAAAAATACAGGGTTAAGCTCAATTGATTTCTGTCAGAAATTATTGAAAGAACAGAAAGTTGCAGTTGTCCCGGGGACGGCTTTTGGCAGTTGTGGAGAAGGATACGTAAGAATTTCTTATGCTTCCAGCCTTGAAAGTATAAAAGAAGCCTTAAGTAGAATAAGCTTATTTCTTAAAAATAGGTAGACGGCTTTTAGGTGAACCCTCAAAGTACCAAGCAGACAATCATTTGAATAATAAAATGGCTAAGAAGAAAGATAGTTACGATATTTATATTAAGCAGATTAATGCATTATCAAAAGTAGCAAGCTTGATTACTTCAGGCTTGTATGTTGAAGAGCTTTTGCGTTTGATCGTTCAGGTTACTGCTGAGATAATGGATTCTAAAATCTCCTCGCTTATGCTGCTTGATCCACAGAAGAAAGAATTAGTGATTAAGGCGACTCAGTCTATTTCGGAAGCATATAACAAAAAACCAAATATCAAGTTGGGGGAAGGTATTGCTGGGATAGTTGCCAAGCAGAATAAAGCAGAGACAATTTTGGATGTTAAAGAAGATGAACGTTATCTAAACCGCGATATTGCGAAAAAGGAAGGTTTGTGTTCTTTGGCAAGCGTGCCCTTGGCAGTCAAATCAAGAGTTATCGGTGTGCTTAATTGCTATACTTCAAAAAAACATAAGTTTACGAAACATGAGTTGGATTTGCTTACTGCTTTGGCAAGCCAGGCGGCAGTTGCTATAGAAAACGCTGAATTGCATTTAAGGGCTGTAAGCGCTGAAGAGGCGTTAACCACCCGTAAGCTCATTGAAAGGGCAAAAGATATACTTGCGCAGGAAGCCAATATTTCATTTTCCGAGGCCTTTCGTTTAATCCAGAAACAAAGCATGGATTCGCGTAAATCCATGCGTGAGATTGCCGAGGCGATAATTCTGGCAAAGGATGTAAGAGAGCAAAAGAAGTAGCAGTTTGGAGAGTTTTAATGAATACGAATTTAAGGATCGGCCTTGCCCAGATTAATAGCACAGTCGGGGATCTTTTTGGCAATTGTGAAAAGATTAAAGAATATTTATCTAGAGCTGTCAAGCTGGGAGTTGATATTGTTTCTTTCCCCGAATTAGCAGTCACAGGATACCCTCCGGAAGACCTATTACACAAGCAAAAGTTTGTAAGAGATAATTTAGCGGCTTTAAAAGAGATAGCCGTTGGAACAAAAGGATTGACTGCGATTGTTGGTTTCGTGGATAAAGGCAAAAACGGCCTTTATAATGCTGCAGCAATAATTTCTGAAGGAAAAATCAAAGGTGTATATCATAAAATGCTTCTGCCTAATTATGGGGTATTTGATGAGAGGCGTTATTTTCAGGCGGGAGATAAGCCTTTGGTGTTTAGGATTGGAAAAGTAGTTTTTGGAGTTAACATCTGCGAGGATGTCTGGCATATGTGCGGCCCTACAGTTTCCCAGGCAAAAGCGGGAGCCGGGATTATTTTTAATATTAATGCTTCGCCGTTTTCTGCAGGAAAAGTAAAAGAAAGAGAAGAGATTGTAAAGAAACAGGCGCGTTTGAATAAAGTTTTTTTAGCCTATAATAATTTAGTAGGCGCACAGGATGAATTGGTTTTTGACGGGCAAAGCATGGTAGTAGGTAGCCAGGGCAAGGTGATTGCAAGGGCAGAGGCTTTTAAAGAGGATTTATTGGTCTTGGATTTGAATGTCCCTGAAACAAAACTTAATAATGCAAAAAAAGCTGTTGTTGTGCAGTCAGCACTGCCACTTAAAGATAAAAAGAGTATTGAAAACAAGATTGTCAAAACATTAGATTATGTCCCGGAAGTTTATAAGGCTTTAGTTTTAGGTTTAAGCGATTATGTTTGTAAAAATGGTTTTAAAAAAGTAGTCATTGGTTTAAGCGGCGGTATTGATTCTGGGATTGTTGCGGCTTTGGCAAAAGAAGCCTTGGGAAAAGATAATGTGGTAGGCGTGTTTATGCCTTCACGTTATTCTTCCGGGGATTCCAGGCAAGACGCAGTCCAATTAGCGGATAATTTGGGGATTAAATTCTTAGATATCCCTATAGAAGATGTATATAAAACATACCTATTAATTTTAGAGCCGCATTTTGCAGGGAGAAATCCTAATATTGCAGAGGAGAATCTCCAGGCGCGCATAAGAGGGAATATCTTAATGGCGCTTTCTAATAAATTCGGCTGGCTTGTATTAACTACTGGAAATAAGTCAGAGATGTCTACCGGTTACGCCACTCTTTACGGAGATATGGCAGGTGGTTTTGCCGTGATTAAAGATGTGCCGAAGACGTTGGTTTATAAATTAGCCGCATATATTAATACAAACTCCAACGTTATCCCGCAGCGCATGATTACTAAAGAGCCTACGGCAGAGCTTAAACCAAACCAGAAGGATAGCGATACTCTTCCTAAATACGAGGAATTGGATCCAATTTTAAAGGCTTATGTGGAAGAAGATAAGGAGCTGGAAAAGATTGTCAATTTAGGTTTTGATAGAGAAGTTGTTTCTAAAGTTCTGCTTATGGTAGACAATAGTGAGTATAAGCGCAGGCAATCTCCCCCGGGGATTAAAATCACCCCTAAGGCGTTTGGCAGGGACAGGAGAATGCCGATTACTAATAGGTATAGAGGTTAAAGCAGTTTTTGATTTGTATTGAATTATAGAGTGGTTGTGCTAAACTTGTTTAGTTAAAAAAAAGCATTAAAAATCAATTGAGAAAGGTTTAAAATGAAAAAAATAGTACTTCTAAGGCATGGAGAAAGCACCTGGAATAAAGAAAACCGTTTTACCGGCTGGACTGACGTAGATCTTTCCGATAAAGGCAAAGAAGAAGCCAAAGCCGCGGGCGTAGTTTTAAAAAAAGAAGGTTTTGTGTTTGATATCGCCTATACTTCTGTATTAAAAAGGGCGATTAGGACGCTTTGGATGGCTCTTGATGAATTGGATTTGATGTGGATACCCGTTTATAATTCCTGGAGATTGAATGAAAGGCATTATGGCAGCCTTCAGGGTTTGAATAAATCAGAGATGGCGGCAAAATACGGCGAGGATCAGGTTTTAATCTGGAGAAGAAGCTATGATATCCAGCCTCCGGCATTAGAAGCAAAGGACCCAAGATTCCCCGGGCATGACCCCAGGTATAAGTCGTTAGATAAAAAAGATGTTCCTTATACAGAATGTTTAAAAGATACCGTAGCCAGATTCCTGCCTTATTGGCATGAAGTTATTGCACCAAGTATAAAAGAAGGTAAGAGAGTTATTATCGCAGCTCATGGCAATAGTTTGCGCGCATTGGTAAAATACCTTGATAATGTTTCTGATGAGGAAATTGTAAAATTAAATATTCCAACCGGGATCCCGCTTGTGTACGAGCTGGACGATAATTTAAAGCCGATTAAACATTATTATTTAGGCGATCAGGACGAGATAAAAAAAGCTATGGATAAAGTTGCAAATCAGGGGAAAGCTAAATAAGGAGAGGCAAGATGGGCTTAAGACAAGAGCTGTTATTTGAAATTAAAGCAGTTGAGTTTAACAAAAAAGAATCTCCTAAAAAAGTCTCAAGCTATTTTGGCGAAAATACTTTTAGCATGTCTACAATGCAAAAGTATATCTCTAAACCCACTTTTCAGGCTTTTAAACGCTGGATGTCCGAAGGTGTTATTATCAGTTTGCAGCAGGCAAATGAGATTGCCGATGCGATGAAAGAATGGGCGATGTCTAAGGGCGCAACATATTACACCCATTGGTTCCAGCCGATGACCGGGTTAACAGCAGAAAAGCACGATAGTTTCATTTCTTTTGTAGATAATGGCAAGGTGATTGAGAAGTTTTCTGGGTCGAAGTTAATCCAAGGCGAGCCCGATGCTTCAAGTTTTCCTTCAGGTGGTATCCGTGCAACATTCGAAGCAAGAGGATACACTGCATGGGATCCTTCAAGCCCCGCATTTATCATTGAAAGCACATTAGGTAAAACACTTTGTATCCCTACGATTTTTATCTCATATCATGGTGCTGCTCTTGATAAGAAATTACCACTCATCCGTTCTGACGAAGCACTAAATAAGGCAGCAGTTGGTTTGTTAAAGCTTTTCGGCCATAAGGATATTAAAAAAGTATTTTCTACCTGTGGTCCGGAACAGGAATATTTTTTGATTGATAAACATTATTATAATTTACGTCAAGATTTGGTTATGGCAGGGCGTACTTTAGTCGGTGCCCCATCCCCCAAGGGCCAGCAATTAGAAGATCAGTATTTCGGCACAATCAAAGAACGCGTAGTTAATTTTATGTTTGAAGTTGCCGAAGAAGCCTACAAATTAGGTATCCCGGTAATGACAAGGCATAATGAAGTAGCCCCTCATCAGTATGAATTCGCTCCAATCTTTGAGGAATCTAATATCGCAGCTGACCATAACCAATTATTAATGGATTTGATGAAGAAAGTAGCGCTTAAACATAATTTGGTTTGTCTTTTGCATGAAAAACCTTTTGCCGGAGTTAACGGAAGCGGGAAACATCTTAACTGGTCATTAGCTGATGATAAAGGGAATAATTTACTAAACCCCGGGGAAACTCCGGAAGATAATCTACAGTTCTTGGCTATTTTAGCTGCTGTGTTGCGTGCAGTGTATCTACATTCTGATCTTTTGAGAGCAAGTGTCGCTATGGCAGGAAACGAACATCGTTTAGGCGCCAATGAAGCTCCTCCTGCGATTATGAGTGTTTTCTTAGGTGATCAGCTTACTTCTATTCTTGATACAATAGAAAAAGGAGCAAAGACCAAGGTTTCAAAGCGCGATATTATTGATTTAGGTATTGCAAGATTGCCTAAGTTTAATAAAGATTCAACTGATAGGAACCGTACTTCGCCTTTTGCTTTTACTGGAGCAAAGTTTGAATTCCGTGCAGTCGGTTCATCGCAGAATATTTCAACACCTATCGCAGTAATTAATACTATTATTGCTGAGAGTTTAGATTTTGTTGCGGAGATGATTAATAAAAATGGTTCAGGCAAGGATTTTAATACAAAAGTGCTGCAGGTAATTGCAAAAATTATTAAAGAAACTAAAGATATCCGTTTTGAAGGGAATAACTATTCTCCGGAGTGGGTAAAAGAAGCTAAAAAGAGAGGTCTTCCTAATGTTGCTTCAACTGCCGAGTCTTTAGAAGCCCTGACAAGACAAAATAATATCGCCTTATTTGAGAAATATAAAGTTTTCTCTAAGGAAGAACTTGTCGCAAGATATCATATCTGGGTACATACCTATAATCTGGTTTTAGAGATAGAAGCAAATACTTTAAATGAAATGGTTAACGCAAGCATAGTTCCCGCTGGCAGCGAGTACGAAAACTTATTGGCCAGTAACTTAGTCAGGCTTACCCGTTTAAAGAAAGAGGCTGGTTTGAAGTTTGAAGCAGCAGCGCTCAATGATCAGAAGGAGCATTTAAGCGATGTAGTTTCTAAAATTTACTATGTCAGGCGTAATACTAAAGAGATGATGAAGCTTCTTAGCAAGGCTGGGAAGTTAGATGGTAAAGCTCGCGCAAAAATCTATTTTGGCCAGCTTAAACCATTAATGGAGCATATCAGGAAGCACGCGGATGCTTTGGAATGCGTGGTCTCTGATGAGCATTGGGACCTGCCAAAGTATAGAGAAATGCTGTTTGTAAAATAATGTAGCTGGTAATACCCCTTGACATAGGCCTATTTTTTGGTATACTAAATCAACTTCACTCTTATATTAGAGTGAAGTTTTCATTTATAGCCGTAAGTTCTTAATTATCTGAAAAGAAACTAGTTAAGAGCCAGCATAAAACTAATAAAATGAAACCGGAATCAGCGCTTCTATATATTATATTTATTCCAGTGGCAGGAGCATTTATTCTGCCTTTAGCCGGTAAAGTTTCTCTGCGTTTGAGGAATTTTCTGGCGCTTTTGTTTGTCGCCGCATCATTCCTGCTGTCTTTGTCACTCTTACCCTACGTTTTATCATCAAAAACAATCACCGTTTTTAAGCAGTTACCCTTAGGTTTTAATTTCAGTTTTACAGCTGATGCCTTGGCTGTTTTTATGGCCATGGTTTCTTCATTTATCAGTACTATCATTGTTTTGTTTTCATTTGGCTATATCAGCCACTATGAGAACCAGAATGAGTATTACTCTATGGTGGTTTTATTCTTAGGGGCAATGATGGGGTTGGTTTTTTCTGCCAATTTAATCTTATTGTATATTTTTTGGGAAATTACCGGTATCACAAGCTGGCGCTTGATAGGTTTCTTTAGAGAGAAGACCCATGTAATTAAGGCAGACAAAGCTTTTCTTGTAACGGTTTTCGGAGCTTTACTTATGTTGCTTGGGTTTATCAGCATATTCCAGCAGACCGGTTCATTTGAACTTTCTGTGATAAAAGATTTTGGTAAGCTGCATTCTATTTCAACTTTAGCAATGGTTATGATATTAGCCGGAATCTTCTC from Candidatus Omnitrophota bacterium encodes:
- the gdhA gene encoding NADP-specific glutamate dehydrogenase is translated as MKKVSGIMEEVISKNPGQPEFHQAVSEVVESIGPFIDKNPKYKEAKILERMVEPERLVMFRVPWLDDKGEIQINRGYRIEMNSAIGPYKGGIRFHPSVNLSILKFLAFEQVFKNSLTTLPMGGGKGGSDFDPKGKSDNEVMKFCQSFMSELFRYIGPDTDVPAGDIGVGGREIGFMFGQYKKLKNEFTGVLTGKGLSWGGSLIRPEATGYGCVYFVEEMLKAQGKSLKGKVCAVSGAGNVAQYTVEKLLELGAKVVTMSDSDGFIYDEDGIDHKELKCVLDLKNVRRGRIKECSKEFKCKYFESKRPWQVKCDVAFPSATQNEISGEDAKTLVKNGCIAIGEGANMPTTPEGIEVFQNAKILYAPGKAANAGGVATSGLEMSQNSMRLSWTREEVDRRLHDIMINIHENCVRYGKEDKYVNYVKGANIAGFVKVADAMLAQGLV
- a CDS encoding response regulator produces the protein MRAKKAKILVIDDQEEICELTKAFLLKKDHIVFTATTQEEALKNLIKEKPHIILLDMILGEISGLDVLAKIREIDKKVKVIIVTGLYDDDAISKAKAMGIDDYIVKPFTADFLNNLILQKLFGASPKPEIK
- a CDS encoding Lrp/AsnC family transcriptional regulator, whose product is MDEILEILQKDGKASAEDIAKMLKKKPGAVKESIKKYERQGVILKYKAVINKDLVKNSGTEVRALIEVNILPQKDLGFEKIAERIYSFPEVTSCYLVSGTYDLLLVVEGKDLHAVARFVAEKLSPLENIRGTATHFLLKKYKEDGVVLKHKEENKRIAISY
- a CDS encoding aminotransferase class I/II-fold pyridoxal phosphate-dependent enzyme; its protein translation is MKNIVSKKVQVMQPSGIRAFFDLVLGMKDVVSLGVGEPDFVTPWQIREAGIYSLEQGFTSYTSNKGLYKLRLTLSRNLKQKHNLDYSADNDILITVGVSEGLDLALRAIINPGDKVIVLCPSYVSYGPVAELAGGVAEYIDTTPHGFKLTPKILEKHIDSKTKAIIFNYPANPTGVSYNKKELSEINKVLVKHKVLCISDECYDELTYDFAHTPFATLKGAKENTIYLNGFSKSYAMTGWRIGWACGPSEIIAAMTKIHQYTIMCVPITSQMAACEALEIGKGAVEEMKLEYKRRREFIIKELNRIGLKCRLPQGAFYAFASIKNTGLSSIDFCQKLLKEQKVAVVPGTAFGSCGEGYVRISYASSLESIKEALSRISLFLKNR
- a CDS encoding GAF and ANTAR domain-containing protein, translated to MAKKKDSYDIYIKQINALSKVASLITSGLYVEELLRLIVQVTAEIMDSKISSLMLLDPQKKELVIKATQSISEAYNKKPNIKLGEGIAGIVAKQNKAETILDVKEDERYLNRDIAKKEGLCSLASVPLAVKSRVIGVLNCYTSKKHKFTKHELDLLTALASQAAVAIENAELHLRAVSAEEALTTRKLIERAKDILAQEANISFSEAFRLIQKQSMDSRKSMREIAEAIILAKDVREQKK
- a CDS encoding NAD+ synthase; translated protein: MNTNLRIGLAQINSTVGDLFGNCEKIKEYLSRAVKLGVDIVSFPELAVTGYPPEDLLHKQKFVRDNLAALKEIAVGTKGLTAIVGFVDKGKNGLYNAAAIISEGKIKGVYHKMLLPNYGVFDERRYFQAGDKPLVFRIGKVVFGVNICEDVWHMCGPTVSQAKAGAGIIFNINASPFSAGKVKEREEIVKKQARLNKVFLAYNNLVGAQDELVFDGQSMVVGSQGKVIARAEAFKEDLLVLDLNVPETKLNNAKKAVVVQSALPLKDKKSIENKIVKTLDYVPEVYKALVLGLSDYVCKNGFKKVVIGLSGGIDSGIVAALAKEALGKDNVVGVFMPSRYSSGDSRQDAVQLADNLGIKFLDIPIEDVYKTYLLILEPHFAGRNPNIAEENLQARIRGNILMALSNKFGWLVLTTGNKSEMSTGYATLYGDMAGGFAVIKDVPKTLVYKLAAYINTNSNVIPQRMITKEPTAELKPNQKDSDTLPKYEELDPILKAYVEEDKELEKIVNLGFDREVVSKVLLMVDNSEYKRRQSPPGIKITPKAFGRDRRMPITNRYRG
- the gpmA gene encoding 2,3-diphosphoglycerate-dependent phosphoglycerate mutase — translated: MKKIVLLRHGESTWNKENRFTGWTDVDLSDKGKEEAKAAGVVLKKEGFVFDIAYTSVLKRAIRTLWMALDELDLMWIPVYNSWRLNERHYGSLQGLNKSEMAAKYGEDQVLIWRRSYDIQPPALEAKDPRFPGHDPRYKSLDKKDVPYTECLKDTVARFLPYWHEVIAPSIKEGKRVIIAAHGNSLRALVKYLDNVSDEEIVKLNIPTGIPLVYELDDNLKPIKHYYLGDQDEIKKAMDKVANQGKAK
- a CDS encoding glutamine synthetase III — encoded protein: MGLRQELLFEIKAVEFNKKESPKKVSSYFGENTFSMSTMQKYISKPTFQAFKRWMSEGVIISLQQANEIADAMKEWAMSKGATYYTHWFQPMTGLTAEKHDSFISFVDNGKVIEKFSGSKLIQGEPDASSFPSGGIRATFEARGYTAWDPSSPAFIIESTLGKTLCIPTIFISYHGAALDKKLPLIRSDEALNKAAVGLLKLFGHKDIKKVFSTCGPEQEYFLIDKHYYNLRQDLVMAGRTLVGAPSPKGQQLEDQYFGTIKERVVNFMFEVAEEAYKLGIPVMTRHNEVAPHQYEFAPIFEESNIAADHNQLLMDLMKKVALKHNLVCLLHEKPFAGVNGSGKHLNWSLADDKGNNLLNPGETPEDNLQFLAILAAVLRAVYLHSDLLRASVAMAGNEHRLGANEAPPAIMSVFLGDQLTSILDTIEKGAKTKVSKRDIIDLGIARLPKFNKDSTDRNRTSPFAFTGAKFEFRAVGSSQNISTPIAVINTIIAESLDFVAEMINKNGSGKDFNTKVLQVIAKIIKETKDIRFEGNNYSPEWVKEAKKRGLPNVASTAESLEALTRQNNIALFEKYKVFSKEELVARYHIWVHTYNLVLEIEANTLNEMVNASIVPAGSEYENLLASNLVRLTRLKKEAGLKFEAAALNDQKEHLSDVVSKIYYVRRNTKEMMKLLSKAGKLDGKARAKIYFGQLKPLMEHIRKHADALECVVSDEHWDLPKYREMLFVK